A single genomic interval of Paralichthys olivaceus isolate ysfri-2021 chromosome 7, ASM2471397v2, whole genome shotgun sequence harbors:
- the slc23a4 gene encoding xan_ur_permease domain-containing protein, whose product MAPEKDSNGLDNYAFALEGRFCELPDAKTEDDLDSSEDGDKLAYCVTDVPPWYLCIILGIQHCLTAFGGIIAIPLILSQGLCLQHDGLTQSHLISTIFFVSGICTLLQVTFGIRLPILQGGTFTLLAPSMAMLSMPEWQCPAWTQNASLVNSTSPEFTDVWQSRMRALQGSIMLGSLFQVFVGFSGLIGLFMRFIGPLTIAPTISLIGLSLFDSAGTSAGNHWGISTMTTALIILFSQYLRHIPVPFPTYSKDKKLHTSRVYVFQILPVLLGITLSWLICYILTNCNVLPADPNLYGHLARTDLKGDVMSRAPWFSFPYPGQWGVPTVSLAGVVGILAGVISSMIESVGDYHACARLSGAPPPPKHAINRGIGIEGIGCLLAGAWGTGNGTTSYSENVGALGITKVGSRMVIVASGVLMVVMGVFGKVGAVFTTIPSPVIGGMFMVMFGVISAAGVSNLQYANMNSSRNIFIFGFSMFSGLVIPNWILKNPKAIDTGVVEVDQVLLVLLTTSMFVGGFFGFILDNTIPGSKHERGILAWNKAHEDDSCNTLESREVYNLPFGISSYLSSSSWLRYIPFCPPGEKSGADTRSLESKPKQPLAGHPEPAQIIIGVSL is encoded by the exons ATGGCTCCCGAAAAGGACAGCAATGGTCTTGACAACTATGCATTTGCA CTTGAAGGACGCTTTTGTGAACTGCCCGACGCAAAAACTGAAGATGACCTGGACTCCTCCGAGGACGGAGATAAGCTAGCGTACTGTGTGACAGATGTACCCCCGTGGTACCTGTGCATCATTCTAGGGATCCAG CATTGCTTGACTGCATTCGGAGGTATCATCGCCATCCCGTTGATCCTGTCTCAGGGCTTGTGTCTGCAACATGACGGCCTCACACAAAGCCACCTCATCAGCACCATCTTCTTCGTCTCTGGAATTTGCACTCTCCTGCAGGTCACCTTTGGCATTAG GCTGCCCATTCTTCAAGGTGGCACGTTCACCTTGTTGGCCCCCTCCATGGCAATGCTGTCCATGCCGGAGTGGCAATGCCCCGCTTGGACCCAAAATGCGAGCCTGGTCAACTCCACCTCTCCAGAATTTACAGATGTGTGGCAGAGTCGGATGAGAGCA CTCCAGGGCTCCATCATGCTGGGCTCGTTGTTCCAGGTGTTTGTCGGATTCTCCGGCCTCATCGGTCTCTTCATGCGCTTCATCGGGCCTCTCACCATTGCTCCAACCATCTCCCTCATAGGGCTGTCTCTGTTTGACTCAGCCGGCACGAGTGCTGGCAACCACTGGGGCATCTCTACCAT GACCACAGCACTGATCATCCTCTTCTCACAGTACCTCCGCCACATACCTGTACCTTTTCCTACATACAGCAAGGATAAGAAGCTGCACACCTCCCGTGTCTACGTCTTTCAGATTCTCCCT GTTTTGCTTGGAATCACTTTATCTTGGCTCATCTGTTATATTTTGACAAACTGCAATGTGCTACCTGCTGATCCGAACCTGTACGGTCATCTGGCTCGCACTGATCTAAAGGGGGATGTGATGAGCCGAGCTCCGTGGTTCAGTTTTCCATATCCAG GTCAGTGGGGGGTGCCGACTGTGAGCCTGGCAGGAGTGGTTGGCATCCTCGCTGGTGTGATTTCCTCCATGATAGAGTCCGTCGGGGACTACCATGCTTGTGCCAGGCTGTCTGGGGCTCCGCCTCCACCTAAACACGCCATCAACAGGGGTATCGGTATCGAGGGAATAGGCTGTCTGCTGGCTGGGGCCTGGGGAACAGGAAATGGTACCACCTCATACAGCGAGAACGTTGGAGCTCTTGGTATTACAAAG GTTGGCAGTCGCATGGTGATTGTAGCGAGTGGCGTGCTGATGGTCGTCATGGGTGTGTTTGGTAAAGTGGGCGCCGTATTCACCACCATTCCCTCACCAGTGATCGGAGGAATGTTCATGGTTATGTTTGGGGTCATCTCTGCGGCAGGAGTATCTAATCTGCAG TATGCAAATATGAACTCATCTCGAAACATCTTCATCTTTGGCTTCTCCATGTTCTCTGGCCTGGTCATTCCTAACTGGATATTGAAGAACCCCAAAGCCATCGATACAG GTGTGGTAGAAGTGGACCAGGTGCTGCTGGTGCTTCTGACAACCAGCATGTTTGTAGGAGGCTTCTTTGGCTTCATTCTGGACAACACAATACCAG GATCTAAGCATGAAAGAGGCATCCTCGCCTGGAACAAGGCTCACGAGGACGACTCCTGCAACACGCTGGAGAGCAGAGAAGTCTACAATCTTCCCTTCGGCATCAGCTCCTACTTGTCGTCTTCGTCCTGGCTCCGGTATATACCCTTCTGCCCCCCCGGTGAGAAATCCGGAGCAGATACCAGGTCTCTGGAGTCCAAGCCCAAGCAGCCGCTGGCAGGACACCCGGAACCTGCACAGATCATAATTGGAGTCTCTCTGTGA